A part of Planococcus sp. MB-3u-03 genomic DNA contains:
- a CDS encoding maltose acetyltransferase domain-containing protein, whose protein sequence is MHTEKDKMLAGALYRADDPVLVRERVNAKRLLRLFNKSMETDSQERKRFMSQLLGSSGDHLYIEPNFRCDYGYNIHVGHNFFANFDCVFLDVCDIRIGDNCLVGPGVHIYTATHPLDIEQRLSGVEFGKAVRIGNNVWIGGRAVINPGVTIGDNAVIASGAVVVKDVPANTVVGGNPAVVIKIIES, encoded by the coding sequence ATGCATACAGAAAAAGACAAAATGCTCGCTGGTGCGCTTTACCGGGCGGACGATCCGGTACTCGTGCGCGAGCGCGTCAATGCGAAACGGCTATTGCGCTTATTTAATAAATCGATGGAAACCGACAGCCAGGAGCGCAAGCGTTTCATGAGCCAATTGCTCGGCTCGAGCGGCGACCATTTGTATATCGAGCCGAACTTCCGCTGTGATTACGGCTATAATATCCATGTCGGGCATAACTTCTTTGCCAATTTCGACTGTGTCTTCCTCGATGTTTGCGACATCCGCATCGGCGATAATTGCCTGGTCGGGCCTGGCGTCCACATTTATACGGCGACCCATCCGCTCGATATCGAACAGCGGCTGAGCGGTGTCGAATTCGGCAAAGCGGTACGCATCGGCAATAATGTGTGGATCGGCGGGCGCGCTGTCATCAATCCGGGCGTCACGATCGGCGACAATGCCGTCATCGCATCCGGCGCGGTCGTCGTCAAAGACGTGCCGGCGAACACCGTCGTCGGCGGCAATCCGGCAGTCGTCATCAAGATCATCGAAAGCTAA
- a CDS encoding alpha/beta family hydrolase produces MKTINRTITTDKGQAINYSLVLNQDQTRKLAIFLPGIGYTAKSPLFHYTERLLAEQEYDILRINYDYTNPLYDEYTMAEIDEAVKHDVKQVIDQVLKGSLYEKFFLVAKSLGTIALANELERKKFKGAKTVWLTPLIKHEDVFQAMQQHPNPALSFIGDKDHYYDRGRMEELQANKELDSHVLKDVNHGMDFIGDPLKSIDVLKDVITDIHAFSKKTIEHA; encoded by the coding sequence ATGAAAACGATCAACCGAACCATCACAACGGATAAAGGCCAAGCAATCAACTACAGCCTCGTCCTGAACCAAGACCAAACGAGAAAACTCGCGATTTTCCTGCCGGGCATCGGCTATACAGCGAAAAGCCCGCTATTTCATTACACGGAGCGGCTGCTGGCGGAACAGGAATACGACATCCTGCGCATTAATTACGACTACACGAATCCTTTATACGACGAGTACACGATGGCGGAAATCGACGAAGCGGTGAAACACGACGTCAAGCAAGTGATTGACCAAGTATTGAAAGGCAGCCTCTATGAAAAATTCTTCCTCGTCGCCAAATCGCTCGGAACGATCGCGCTTGCCAACGAACTCGAGCGCAAGAAATTCAAAGGCGCGAAAACCGTCTGGCTGACGCCGCTCATCAAGCACGAGGACGTCTTCCAGGCGATGCAGCAACACCCGAATCCGGCGCTGAGTTTTATCGGCGACAAAGACCATTATTACGACCGCGGCCGGATGGAAGAACTCCAAGCCAATAAGGAGTTGGATTCGCACGTCCTAAAAGACGTCAACCACGGCATGGATTTCATCGGCGACCCATTGAAATCGATTGATGTCTTAAAAGACGTCATCACCGATATCCACGCTTTCTCGAAAAAGACCATTGAACATGCGTAA
- a CDS encoding methylated-DNA--[protein]-cysteine S-methyltransferase, with product MNELHQVDYPSPIGVVEITGTEQAIVSLYFSEREQPLHAVQPDTPQVLKDALQELDEYFKGQRTEFTVPCISSGTEFQQKVWAALPDIPYGETASYRDIATAVGNEKSVRAVGNANSKNKISIIIPCHRIIGSNGKLTGYAGSLTRKEWLLKHEQSVRNGQTMES from the coding sequence ATGAATGAACTGCATCAAGTGGATTATCCATCGCCGATTGGCGTCGTCGAAATCACCGGTACCGAACAAGCCATCGTGTCGCTTTATTTCAGCGAACGCGAGCAGCCGTTGCATGCGGTGCAACCGGACACACCGCAAGTGCTGAAAGACGCTTTACAGGAACTGGACGAATATTTCAAAGGGCAACGAACGGAATTCACCGTTCCCTGCATTTCTTCCGGAACCGAATTCCAGCAAAAAGTATGGGCGGCGCTGCCGGACATCCCTTACGGAGAAACGGCTTCCTACCGCGATATCGCGACAGCTGTCGGCAACGAGAAATCCGTCCGGGCAGTGGGAAATGCCAATAGCAAAAACAAGATCAGCATCATCATCCCGTGCCACCGCATCATCGGGTCGAACGGCAAATTGACGGGATACGCCGGCAGCCTGACGCGCAAAGAATGGCTATTAAAGCATGAGCAATCGGTACGGAACGGCCAAACAATGGAGTCATGA
- a CDS encoding DUF4385 domain-containing protein, translating to MAFDYDLDYKNLDLRKNPELYRVGKGEQGVLMVEPYKSEILPHWRFKTPDIAQESCDKISELFEEYRKQDDFVGMDMARKFIQMGYTRARRYTNYKGGRKYNEDGSIKDREIDEEKAESAAIFKKRWDEIREDEDYLRRKKEHQKKYG from the coding sequence ATGGCATTCGATTACGATTTGGACTATAAGAATTTGGACTTGCGGAAAAACCCCGAACTGTACCGCGTCGGCAAAGGCGAGCAAGGCGTGTTGATGGTGGAACCGTATAAAAGTGAAATCCTGCCCCATTGGCGATTCAAGACGCCGGACATCGCCCAGGAATCGTGCGACAAAATTTCCGAGCTGTTCGAAGAATACCGCAAACAGGATGATTTTGTCGGCATGGACATGGCCCGCAAATTCATCCAAATGGGCTACACCCGCGCCAGGCGTTACACGAATTACAAAGGCGGCCGCAAATACAACGAAGACGGCTCGATCAAGGACCGCGAGATTGACGAAGAAAAAGCCGAGTCCGCTGCGATCTTCAAAAAACGCTGGGACGAGATCCGCGAAGACGAAGATTATTTGCGCCGCAAAAAAGAACACCAGAAAAAATATGGCTGA